The stretch of DNA AAGTCATGATCTGACCCTTCCGCTGCCGGCAAGGCTAAGCGCACCTCACGCGGCGGAGAATTCGGCCGCCACGCTTGGCATTCGCCCGGAGGACATCACGATCAGAGAATCGCCGGAAGCCTTGCAGGCCACAGGAACGGTGGAGCTGGTGGAGGACCTGGGGGCAGACCTGTTGCTGCATTGCCGGATCGGTGCACTTCGCCTCGTGGTGCGTGCGGCCCGACGCACCGACAAGATCCAGGGACAAACAGTGACACTCTTTTTCCCTCTCGATAAATTGCATCTCTTCATCGACCACCGCCGCTTTGACTCGCCCGACGCCATGCCCACTTGAGGACGACCCGTAGCTTCGCCTCACCGCAAGCACGACCAATCAGATCCGTGGGTGTGACACATGGGCTAGGGTTCTGAACTCGCTACCATCATCCATGCCGTCGAGGCGCTGGCCGTAGCCAGCCCGCGCTACTCGTCAGAATGTATGATTGCAAGACCTGACCGCGCCTTGCATTGACACCAGCATTGTCGGTCATCACACTCGATGAACCAAGGTGGGCCGTGTGCTAGTAATAGATCGCCCCGCTGGCGCCAATCGTCGCAATGCGCTGGCCACCCGCAAAGATCACTCGTGAACAACTCGCATTGTCACACTCGTAGAGCTTGCTGACATAGCGCGTGGTCGTGGTCCCTGCCGTCTTCTTGACCCGCCCACCGTCCCCGTCATAGACGAACGTAGTGGTTTGGCCCGCGATCGTGATTGTGAGAGGTTTGTTCTCGAGGTTATAAGTGAGTGTCCGGCCGGCCTCAGTAGGTCAACGAAGCCGTCGCGCCATTGGCGGCAAAGAAATTGTTCTCGCTTCGTTTTGTTTCGTTTGCAGCTTACGAAACGTCTACGCACCGTTCTGGCAACAGGTAATCTGGATGTTTTTGGGAGAATGATGTTAGGGAAATCTTTCGACATTCACCACTGAGCATAAATTCCATCTTTCCTGATACGGCTGAACTCGCACTCACAATGTACCTAACGTTGGGCTCTAGATGTGGATGAAGGCCCGCGTCAGGAAAAACTTGCTCAAGTCCCTCCGGCACTTGTCCAAACTTCAGGGTGGCCAGAGTAACAGGTTTAACTCTTTTCCAAGCCTCCCAATCGTGTTTCCCGGGTTCGAATTGTGGATAGTTGAACGCACGAATTTTCCAGATGGTTTTGCCCGTCTCAGACTCAATGATTTCTAAATCAATAATCGACACGGATTCTTTTGTGTTCTTGACATAATGAAACGTGAACCAAGGCTCACGTCCATCTGGCACCAGTCCAATTGAAATCTCGTCTAGAATACATGAGCTCATTGTGAGCAACACCCCCAGCAGCAAGCTCGCGGCGATATAGCGCTTCAACAGACACCACCAACACAGTCACAGTACAAATCCTTGGTCACATTCTCCGCGCCTTTTTCAAAAGAATTCGGATACCCATTGGATATCAAATCGCGAACGTATTGAGACTGAAACCCGAGGAGTCCCATGGATTGCTCCTGTAAAGCGTGGAGGACATTAACAGTCAGGTCTTGCAATCAAACAATGAGCCCAGAAACGGCAGTTGCGGGTCCTTCTTTTGGATGAATGCCGTCCCAGCTGAACTGCGCGACTGATGACTGCGCACCTCACGCGCCCATTCTAGCAGGGCCCATTGAATGCGCAAGACAGGGCACATTGCCGCCGGTAGTTCGATTGCCCCCTCATGATAGGCAACGGCTTGAAGTGGAGGAACACCGGACGGCCGGCGCTGATTCGTCGATTGCATTGATCAGGACGGAATCCCCGCCAGCGAATCCGCCGTGAACTGCGGTTCCGGCCACACGACCTACAGACAACGCGTGCTGATCGACCACCATCGTTCCGATCCACCCTCCGACCCACCCACTTGACTGCGGGCCAGGTTTTCTTATCTCTTTATTAACGACCTCGGCAGGCGGAAGAGAAAAAGCGCAAGTTCGCTTGCAATGCGCCAGGAGACCTCGTAAGCTCCGGAAAGGATTGCACTCTTGCCTGTGCGCACCGAATTATCTCCCACGGATAGACCCTGATGGCCACATCTCAACGCGGTTATTACGACATTCTCGGCGTGCCACGCGGTGCGACGGCCGACGACATCAAAAAGGCGTTTCGCCGCCGCGCCCGCGAAATCCATCCCGATCTCCATACCGGCACAAAAAAGACGGAGATGGAGAAGAAATTCAAGGAGTTGAACGAAGCGCACGAAGTGCTGTCGGACCCGGATAAGCGAAAAAAATACGATCAGTACGGCTCGAACTGGGAACAGGCGGAAGCCTATGAGCAGGCACGACAACAGGCCGGCGCCCAAGCGGGTCGCGGCGGCCAGGCAGGCGGATTCAGCGGCGACTTCGGCGATATCTTCGAGACCTTCTTCGGCGGACGCACTCGTGGTGGCGCCTCTCCGGGGTTTGCGGTTGATGGGGAAGATCTGGAAACCGACGTTCACCTCACCATCCGCGACGTCTTGACCGGGGTCACGCGGCGCATCGATCTCACTGAGCGCGTGCCGTGCAAAGCCTGCGGGGGCAGTGCCATCGTGCGCGGCCGTCCCTGCATCGTGTGCGGCGGCTCGGGCACGCAAGCTGAAAAACGCACCATTGAAGTCCGCATACCGGCAGGCGTGCAGGCTGACACCCGCGTCCGCCTGGCCGGCAAGGGACAACCAGGCATGCACGGGGGCAAGCCCGGCGATCTCTATCTGCGCGTCCATATCCAAGCAAACGGCGTCTTCCGGCAAAAGGGATTCGATATCCAGGTCACCCTCCCCATCTGGCCATGGGAGGCGGCTCTGGGCGCTGAGGTGATGGCTCCGACCCTGACGGAACCGGTGAAGGTAAAAATTCCCCCAGGCAGCAAAACCGACAGTAAGCTACGCCTCAAGGGCAAGGGCCTCCCGACCTCGACCGGCGAGCAGGGAGATCTCTTCCTGAAACTGAAAGTCGTCATGCCCACCGCCATCTCCGACGAGGAGCGAGCGCTCTATGAACAGTTAGGCCGCGGGCGCCATCTCGACCCTCGGGCGGAGATCATTGCCGCATCGCGGCGCAGTTCATCCTGACCTACGCCACACTAAGGCCGACTCCCGCTATGACCATTGCCGAATACGCGCTCCTCGCGTTCAGCTCTCTGTTCGTCATCGTCGACCCTATTGCCGTGGTCCCGGCCTTCCTCGCGATGACCCCACGAGATTCCGTGGCACAACGGCTCCGGACTGCGCGCGTCGCCTGCATGGTCACCGTCGCGCTCCTGACGGGGTTCGCCCTGTTCGGGCAAACCGTCCTCAAATTTCTAGGCATTACCTTGCCGGCGGTGCAGATTGCCGGTGGGCTGATCTTATTACTCGTAGCGCTGGACATGCTCCGCGCACAACGATCCACCGTGCAGGAAACGGCGGCGGAAACGGCGGCTGGCACCAGTAAGGACGACATTGCCATCACCCCGCTCGCCATCCCTATGCTGGCGGGACCGGCTGCGATCTCGACGGTGATTCTCCTGGAGACGCAGGCGACTACCTGGATATTGCAGGCCGTATTGTTGGGATGCCTTGTACTGATCGGGTTGGCGAGTTACATTATATTAGCGATCGGCGCACGCAGCGCGAAGTGGCTCAATCCTATCGCCGAGAAAATCATCGCACGGCTGATGGGCCTGTTGCTCGCCGCACTGGCCGTTCAATTTATGGTGAATGCCCTCACCGGAGACCAAGGGCTGTTACGCGGATTAACCGGACATTAACCGCTCTCAACTGAAGGAGGAACGAATGACGACGAAACTGTTCACATTGGCTACCGCTTCGGCCATCGCCTGCGCGCTGACGATCTCCCCCGCCTGGGCGAACCCCGAAGGGGGATACGGCGGGCACAGCGGCGGCAGCCACGAAAAAGGCCAGCACGGCATGGGTGCCGCGATGATGGAAATGATGATGCACGGCGGAGCCGGGCACCTCATTCGTCATCTTCTGAAGCATGACAAAGAGATCGGGCTGAGCGCCGAACAGGTCACCAAACTCAAGGAGCTCCAGCTCAATCTCGACAAGAACCGGATCAAGATGGAAGCCGATATCCAAGTCGCCGAACGGGAAGTGAAGGCCCTCAACGACGAGGAGAAGTCGGACATCGCCGCCATCGAAGCCAAGCTCAAGCAAAGCGCCGATGTGCAGATCGGACTCCGCGTCCTGTCGATCAAGACCAGACGGGAAGCTCTCGCACTACTGACTCCGGAACAACGTGCGAAGGAACAAGCCGAGCATGAGAAGATGATGCAGCAGCATAAGGGCCAGACTGCTCCCCACGGCAAGGATCCGCATAGCAGCAATCCACACGGCGCCAACCCGCACGGTGAGGCGAAACCCCACTAACCCGTACATCCCACAGAACCGGAGGTCATACATGATCAAGCACGTTGCAGTACCCGCCCTGATGGTCGCGGCACTCTGTTTCATGACCACACCTGCCTGGAGTGACAAGGGACACAAAGGCAAGGACGAGAAGTGTGACGCCGCCGAGTTGGTGAAGGATGCCAAGGTCACCATCGACCAGGCCATTAAGACCGCGCTGGACGCGGTCCCCGGCACAGCCGTCGAAGCCGAGCTGGAAAAGAAGCACGACAAAACGGTCTGGGAAGTCGAAGTGCTGGGAGCCGACGGCACCATGACGGAAGTCCATATCGACGCGGGAACAGGCACCGTCATCGATAAAGAAGCGAAGCACGAGAAACACGAGAAGAAGGACAAGCACGACAAGAAAGACAAGCACTAGTCCATGCCCGTCAGGGGCGCGCCTCCGGGTGCGCCCCTGCCATTCCTCCCCCTCGTTCTTTCGCGCTGCCCCCTTTACCCGTACCATTCTGTGCCTGATTCCAACTTGGCCGTAAGATCCGCGGATTGACCCTCCACGCCCTTCTGTGCGAAAGTTTCGCGACCCACTAGCCCGCATGATTCACGAGAGCGCGTGACGAAACCGCCGAGATGCCACGCGAAACGGGCGCGCGGAGCTGCGAGGAAAGGCGGCATCCTTGCACAGGCTATTGACCGACTGAGCGGCGAGCCCGCCCGTCGTCAGGGTTGTCGGAGCGGCGTCCCGACGGTTGAAGTAGACATCTTCGTGCCTCATGCGAGCGACAGAGCACGCGCTGTACTAAACGGTAGTCTTCCGGTCCCGTAACTGAAGGAGTTTCCATGACGATCGACCCACGACACAAAAGCCACAACTTGCTCGATGGACCGGGCCGCGCCCCGGCCCGCGCCATGCTCAAAGCCGTCGGCTTCACCGACGCGGACCTCGAACGCCCCCTGATCGGCGTCGCCAACACCTGGATCGAGGTCATGCCGTGCAATTACCACCTCCGCCGCCTCTCCGAGCGGGTAAAAGCCGGGATTCGTGCAGCAGGCGGCACGCCGATCGAATACAACACCATCGCGGTGTCGGATGGTATTTCCATGGGCACCGAAGGGATGAAGGCCTCGCTGATCAGCCGGGAAGTCATCGCCGACTCCATCGAATTGGTCGCACGTGGACACTTGTTTGACGGAGTGGTCGCCCTGTCCGGTTGCGACAAGACGATTCCAGGCACCGTCATGGCCCTCTGCCGGTTGAACGTCCCCTCACTCATGATCTACGGCGGCTCCATCATGCCGGGACAGTTCCAGGGACACGACGTCACGATTCAAGACGTCTTCGAAGCCGTCGGGAAACACGCTTCCGGCAACATGACCAACGCCGAGCTGAAAGACTTGGAGGACCATGCCTGTCCGGGACCCGGTGCCTGCGGCGGCCAGTTCACCGCCAACACCATGGCCATCGCCTTTGAATTCCTCGGTATCTCACCGATGGGCCGCAATGGCGTCCCGGCCATGGACCAGAAAAAAGACGACGTGGCGTTCGAATGCGGCAAACTGGTCATGGACCTGCTGAAGAAAGACATTCGTCCCAAGCAGATCATCACACGCCGCTCCATTGAAAATGCGATCGCCGCGGTGGCGACGACTGGCGGATCGACGAATGCCGTGTTGCACCTGCTGGCCGTGGCACGCGAAATGGGCGTGCGGCTGACCATCGACGATTTCGACAAGATCAACCGGAAGGTGCCGTTGTTGGCCGATCTGAAGCCGGGCGGTCGATTCACCGCGGCGGACTTATATGCCGCCGGGGGCACCACTCTGGTCGCCAAGCGCCTGCTCGACGCGAAGATCCTGCACCCGGATCAGATCACCGTCACGGGACGCACCATCAGTGAGGAAGCCAAGGCCGCTACGGAGAAGCCGGACCAGCAAGTCCTGCGCCCCCTGGCCAAGCCGATCAAGCCGACAGGCGGCTTGGTCATCCTCAAGGGCAACCTCGCTCCGGATGGGTGCGTCGTGAAAGTCGCCGGCCACTCCATTCTGCATTTCAGCGGACCGGCCAAGGTCTACGAGCGTGAAGAAGATGCCTTCAAGGCCGTACAGGCCGGCAAGATCAAAGCCGGCGATGTGGTGGTCATTCGATACGAAGGACCGTCTGGCGGCCCGGGCATGCGAGAGATGCTGGGTGTCACGGCCGCCATCGTCGGAGCGGGACTCGGCGATTCCGTCGCCCTGCTTACTGACGGTCGGTTCTCCGGAGCCACGCATGGCCTGATGGCCGGGCATGTCGCGCCGGAAGCCATCAAAGGTGGTCCGATCGCAGCGGTGAAGACCGGCGACATCATCACCTTCGACATCACGAAGCGGCGCCTCGACGTCAACGTGACGCAAAAGGAACTGGCCGCGCGGCTGAAGAAGGTGAAGCACCCGTCACCACGGTACCTGTCCGGCGTGATGGGGAAATATGCCCGCCACGTCTCCTCCGCGTCGGAAGGGGCGGTGACGACCTAGCCATGAGCAGCCTGCTTCGATGGAGTCTCGCGGCGGCGGTGCTCGTCGCTGCCTGCTTCGTCGAGGCAGGCCATGCCGCCGCTGCAACCGAGCGTTCCGATGCCGCTTGCGCCGATTGGCACAGCCGTCATCCGGAATGGCTCTGGTGTGACGATTTCGAAGTCGACCGGCTGGAGAGTTATTTCGAGTACGACATCCGACATGGCCGCTTCGTCCGCGAGGCCGGAGCAGGGGTCGGCCATTCAACCGGCATGCGTGCGGAATACCTGCCCGGGGATCCCCACGGCGGATCCCTCCACCTGGCGTTCGGCAAGACTCCCAGCGCGTATATGAAACCGGTGGATGCCGGGACCGCTAAGTACCGCGACATCTACTGGCGGTTCGACCTGCGACTGCACCCGGACTGGACAGGCGGAGGCGCCGACAAGTTGACCAGGGCCACGATTCTTTCGAGCGACCGGTTTGCGCAAGCTGCCATCGGCCATCTCTGGAGCGGCGCGTTACCTGGATCGGACCCAGAACGGCTCTATCTCGACCCTGCGTCCGGCACGGACGAATCAGGCGCGTTGCGCACCACCACCTATAATGATTTCCCTCGCTTGCGCTGGCTCGGCGCTGCCGGCGGGCACACTCCGCTCTTCAGCCAGACCAACATCGGAACGTGGTTTTGTATCGAAGTGCACATGAAGCTGAACAACGGCGATGCCGGCGACGGCGTCCTTGAGTATTGGATCG from Nitrospira sp. encodes:
- a CDS encoding DnaJ C-terminal domain-containing protein, giving the protein MATSQRGYYDILGVPRGATADDIKKAFRRRAREIHPDLHTGTKKTEMEKKFKELNEAHEVLSDPDKRKKYDQYGSNWEQAEAYEQARQQAGAQAGRGGQAGGFSGDFGDIFETFFGGRTRGGASPGFAVDGEDLETDVHLTIRDVLTGVTRRIDLTERVPCKACGGSAIVRGRPCIVCGGSGTQAEKRTIEVRIPAGVQADTRVRLAGKGQPGMHGGKPGDLYLRVHIQANGVFRQKGFDIQVTLPIWPWEAALGAEVMAPTLTEPVKVKIPPGSKTDSKLRLKGKGLPTSTGEQGDLFLKLKVVMPTAISDEERALYEQLGRGRHLDPRAEIIAASRRSSS
- a CDS encoding MarC family protein gives rise to the protein MTIAEYALLAFSSLFVIVDPIAVVPAFLAMTPRDSVAQRLRTARVACMVTVALLTGFALFGQTVLKFLGITLPAVQIAGGLILLLVALDMLRAQRSTVQETAAETAAGTSKDDIAITPLAIPMLAGPAAISTVILLETQATTWILQAVLLGCLVLIGLASYIILAIGARSAKWLNPIAEKIIARLMGLLLAALAVQFMVNALTGDQGLLRGLTGH
- a CDS encoding Spy/CpxP family protein refolding chaperone, with product MTTKLFTLATASAIACALTISPAWANPEGGYGGHSGGSHEKGQHGMGAAMMEMMMHGGAGHLIRHLLKHDKEIGLSAEQVTKLKELQLNLDKNRIKMEADIQVAEREVKALNDEEKSDIAAIEAKLKQSADVQIGLRVLSIKTRREALALLTPEQRAKEQAEHEKMMQQHKGQTAPHGKDPHSSNPHGANPHGEAKPH
- a CDS encoding PepSY domain-containing protein, producing the protein MIKHVAVPALMVAALCFMTTPAWSDKGHKGKDEKCDAAELVKDAKVTIDQAIKTALDAVPGTAVEAELEKKHDKTVWEVEVLGADGTMTEVHIDAGTGTVIDKEAKHEKHEKKDKHDKKDKH
- the ilvD gene encoding dihydroxy-acid dehydratase; this translates as MTIDPRHKSHNLLDGPGRAPARAMLKAVGFTDADLERPLIGVANTWIEVMPCNYHLRRLSERVKAGIRAAGGTPIEYNTIAVSDGISMGTEGMKASLISREVIADSIELVARGHLFDGVVALSGCDKTIPGTVMALCRLNVPSLMIYGGSIMPGQFQGHDVTIQDVFEAVGKHASGNMTNAELKDLEDHACPGPGACGGQFTANTMAIAFEFLGISPMGRNGVPAMDQKKDDVAFECGKLVMDLLKKDIRPKQIITRRSIENAIAAVATTGGSTNAVLHLLAVAREMGVRLTIDDFDKINRKVPLLADLKPGGRFTAADLYAAGGTTLVAKRLLDAKILHPDQITVTGRTISEEAKAATEKPDQQVLRPLAKPIKPTGGLVILKGNLAPDGCVVKVAGHSILHFSGPAKVYEREEDAFKAVQAGKIKAGDVVVIRYEGPSGGPGMREMLGVTAAIVGAGLGDSVALLTDGRFSGATHGLMAGHVAPEAIKGGPIAAVKTGDIITFDITKRRLDVNVTQKELAARLKKVKHPSPRYLSGVMGKYARHVSSASEGAVTT